TTGGTTTAAACAAATGATTGGAGCGATGCCTCAAAAAGTGGGAGAAAGAGCAACATATAAAGAAATCAAAATTTCCCCCGAGTTTGAGACGTCGGGATTTTTAATAGAGACGATCGATAATGCCGTTTCTCTGACAATTCCACGAATTAAAAGAGAAGATGGAGGACTTTACTTCTGTGGGATATTAAGCTGGGTGAATTTTACACTTTCTAATGGAACTTTCCTGGCTGTAACAGGTAATGAACTGAATCTTTTCTGTACAATTTGACTGTTATGAAGATGTGCAGAAATTTGTGCACTCAATTTGTGCTTTGAGTCTGATTGTACTCAAAtctaaagagagaaaaaatctAAAGAATGTAGATACAGCATTTTACCTCTTAATCTATTAAAAAGGGCCCTATGGAAATTGTTCATTATGAAAGGTCCAATTGGTTGAAATTGGCTGCAAAAATCTATCAAATACTTTGTGAGATATTTTCCTAAAAGAAAatctttagatagatagatagatagatagatagatagatagatagatagatagatagatagatagatagattttacaTTACTGCCCTTTACATTAATAAGTTCCTAGGTCTTAAGATTAGTTGCTAGGTATAGTAGTAtagatattttagatataaGATCTATTTAATCAAACAGTTCATTGGAAATTTGTTATATCATTTATGTTCTTTACATGACATTAAGatcttttcatattttatttgaatttattggtACAATTGCGCTTGGCACATTTTTCCAAAGAAACTTCAGAATACAACCCCAGTGGTTAATGTGTTAAGGCTCTAAGGCATGTTCTCACTGTGGATTTCTTCTGGATTCTACAGTTTTCTCTCACCTCTCAAAACCATTCTAGCTCAGTGCGTGAGGATAAATCAGCCGTActtgtgaaggagtgtgtgtatgtctttcTGTGATAAATCTTCAAGGTCCAAAGTGTATCCAAGGTGTATTCAAGCCTTGTGGGTATTTTTTCCAGTATAGACTCATGAATGTTTGAGTTCTTGTAGTGAACTGTGAAATTAGGGTGAAATTAAAAGCTTTAAATCGCAGACTAATCTGTAATCAGAATGATTTCTAGTCatgggttagtgtgtgtgatttgtaatGTATAGTATTTTGCTATCGACTAAAATAAAcgtagtatttattattttaaatctgtGTATTATGTTTGCCCTGTGTCTGTGTTGATTGATTTCTTTTGGGTACCACAGTTTCCTGccaccaaacaccaaaaacTAAGCTCTCACTCTGTCTATATCGCACTGACCAGATGACAGAGATGTAAAAGTGTCGGTGTTGCAGCACGGCATGTCGGACTCGGTTCCTGCAGGAGCCTCAGTCACTCTGCAGTGCTCGGTTCTCTCTGAGAGCAGAGCAGCAGAACTCCAAGTGCTCTGGTTCAGAGCTGCTCCACCACAATCCCATCCTcaaatcatttacactcatcacaaCAGCAGCCATCAGTGTGAGAGCGgctcttctacacacacctgtgtgtacaACTTCACCAAGAACATCCTCAGCCTCAGTGATACTGGAACTTACTACTGCGCTGTGGCCCTGTGTGGGAAGATCGTAATTGGGAATGGGACACCAGTACAGCTGAAGAACTCTGGTTGGTGAACAATTTGTGACTATTATTTGGGTTTTATAGATACAAAAATCTTGTTAATATTATGTTATGCGTCATgctatgttttatttcttggtGCTCATATTACATGTTCATATGCAGACAataacttttttgtttgtttgtctctcaAAGCAACAGCTTATAATCCTGTGGTGATCTGTCTGGGAACAGCGTTGGTAATGTGTGGGATTCTGATCTCTGTTCAAACTGTTTTACTCTGTAAAAGGAAAAACtgtcaacaacacaacacaggtgAGTGTTCAATATAATGCTTtgcaaaaagaaaatgttagcAGTGTCAGATCTTTGTGCAGAGTGAGTCAAATCTGTTCTGTTATCTGTTGTTATATATTCCAGAGAGAAGACAACATGGTGCTATTACAAACACTAAGAAAACGAACACGCAGGTACTTTGTTCACTTGCTACAGGAAATGACTCAGGATTATAaccatgatgatggtgatgatttccttttacaatataatatttgtaCTTAACTTTTCATACTTTTAACTTTTCTTTTCATAGTTAATGGGTTATTATTCTTGCTAGATATACTGTAGCATTTCAGTAAATGTAATAATCATCGTTAATGAGTCAAAAATTCTAATATTATAGTTCTAcagcataatatatatatatatatatatatatatagtcatcAGATTTGTTATGactactgtatttatttattcattcatttatttatttgtttgtttaggaCTGTGACACTGTGGAGCTGAATTATGCTGCTTTAAActttacagaaagaaaaagtaaacgAGTGAGAGAAAATCAAGCTCAATTTCACAAAAGTGTATACTCCGAAATGAAATCTTCCAcagttaattaaaatattttctacATATATATGTAGAAATGTAATAGAATttgtattctttatttttttttcctgttcatgAATAATAT
This genomic stretch from Hemibagrus wyckioides isolate EC202008001 linkage group LG08, SWU_Hwy_1.0, whole genome shotgun sequence harbors:
- the LOC131357516 gene encoding uncharacterized protein LOC131357516, coding for MNVISSLKMSALRSLVLSLCLISPVQTMDLSGISILTVKFGERVSLNCPFVKANSIDRVLWFKQMIGAMPQKVGERATYKEIKISPEFETSGFLIETIDNAVSLTIPRIKREDGGLYFCGILSWVNFTLSNGTFLAVTDDRDVKVSVLQHGMSDSVPAGASVTLQCSVLSESRAAELQVLWFRAAPPQSHPQIIYTHHNSSHQCESGSSTHTCVYNFTKNILSLSDTGTYYCAVALCGKIVIGNGTPVQLKNSATAYNPVVICLGTALVMCGILISVQTVLLCKRKNCQQHNTERRQHGAITNTKKTNTQDCDTVELNYAALNFTERKSKRVRENQAQFHKSVYSEMKSSTVN